From the genome of Biomphalaria glabrata chromosome 1, xgBioGlab47.1, whole genome shotgun sequence, one region includes:
- the LOC129924315 gene encoding craniofacial development protein 2-like, with protein MEPKRERKSASPFNITIIQAYAPTSTYDDEAVEEFYDQLQEVVNKVPKKDILVVQGDWNAKVGSDSYQTWKGTCGKYSNLSTNERGRRLLEFAKYNNLLLANTLGCHKKSRITTWHSPNGEHHNQIDYIMVQQRFKTSIHTAKTRSFPGADIGSDHDLVMTTLKVHLKKVTKQGPTRIKFDLDKLKDPQVAAIFEARRRTLCSPQHLGLQ; from the exons ATGGAACCTAAAAGGGAGAGAAAATCG GCATCACCCTTCAATATCACCATCATTCAAGCCTACGCTCCTACATCAACATATGACGATGAGGCAGTAGAAGAGTTTTATGATCAATTACAGGAAGTGGTCAATAAGGTCCCGAAAAAGGACATCCTTGTTGTACAAGGAGACTGGAATGCCAAAGTAGGAAGTGACTCCTATCAAACCTGGAAAGGCACTTGTGGAAAATACAGTAACCTCTCAACCAATGAACGAGGTCGAAGACTGTTAGAATTTGCGAaatacaacaatctcttactggctaacacactaggatgccaCAAAAAATCGCGTATAACCACATGGCACAGTCCGAACGGAGAGCACCACAACCAGATCGACTATATCATGGTGCAACAGCGTTTTAAGACAAGCATCCATACAGCTAAAACAAGAAGTTTTCCTGGAGCTGACATTGGAAGCGACCATGACCTTGTTATGACGACCCTTAAAGTACACctaaaaaaggtaacaaaacaaGGACCTACCAGGATAAAATTTGACCTGGACAAGCTGAAAGACCCCCAAGTAGCTGCCATATTCGAGGCACGTAGGAGGACGCTTTGCAGCCCTCAACATCTTGGACTCCAATGA